Proteins encoded by one window of Primulina huaijiensis isolate GDHJ02 chromosome 1, ASM1229523v2, whole genome shotgun sequence:
- the LOC140972075 gene encoding uncharacterized protein yields MIQPGEEKVWRVFVDGASNLSGCGVGVVLIIPSGEKVKLALRIDSRVTKNEAEYEAVLAGLQAAREVGASWVIIYSDSQLVAQQFKGAYEAKDEKMLKYLGLITARAAFLIDWSIEQIPREENVEADILAKMAAFLSDVNTREVLCFTRLVLSVDEDAPSARKNSWMTSLIEYITHAKLPEDRAQALKIKKQALRFVLLNNVLYRRSGQGPSLKCLAENEVEYVLRDIHEGCCGEHLGGTFLARKAILVGFLWPKMNQDAVQLVRACKGSVSF; encoded by the coding sequence ATGATTCAGCCAGGAGAGGAAAAAGTATGGAGAGTCTTTGTTGACGGCGCGTCAAACTTGTCAGGATGTGGGGTCGGGGTAGTTTTGATTATTCCATCAGGAGAGAAGGTTAAGTTAGCTTTGAGGATCGATTCCCGGGTCACTAAAAACGAAGCTGAATATGAAGCTGTTCTGGCCGGATTACAAGCCGCCCGAGAGGTCGGAGCTTCCTGGGTCATTATTTACTCTGATTCTCAATTAGTTGCCCAGCAATTCAAGGGAGCATATGAAGCCAAAGATGAAAAAATGCTCAAATATTTGGGGCTCATCACAGCTCGGGCAGCATTTTTAATTGATTGGAGCATCGAGCAAATTCCCAGGGAAGAGAACGTGGAGGCTGACATTTTAGCCAAAATGGCAGCCTTCTTGTCAGACGTAAACACCCGAGAAGTCTTGTGTTTTACTCGACTGGTTCTCTCTGTAGATGAAGATGCGCCATCAGCCCGGAAGAATTCATGGATGACCTCTTTGATCGAGTATATAACTCATGCCAAGCTCCCAGAGGACCGAGCTCAAGCTCTGAAAATCAAGAAGCAAGCACTCAGGTTCGTCCTTTTAAATAATGTGTTATACAGGAGATCAGGCCAGGGTCCTTCGCTCAAGTGTTTAGCAGAGAATGAAGTAGAGTATGTCCTCCGAGATATCCATGAGGGATGCTGTGGCGAACATCTTGGAGGAACTTTTCTGGCTCGAAAAGCGATACTAGTTGGATTTTTGTGGCCCAAGATGAATCAAGATGCCGTCCAACTCGTCCGAGCATGTAAAGGTTCAGTATCATTCTAA